Proteins from one Desulfonema limicola genomic window:
- a CDS encoding DUF1819 family protein has product MDRIEYKSSITTGSLLVRESRIIARLLLDNVDNRTWYQAVIIDNVLQKRSLESAKRQAGFVKERLTLMEPELWRLIDKGSSDVAVQAVLAASIKHSHLLGDFMNKVVRLHWQVFKKRISAKDWQEYIEMCTQVDPKIQNWTTATKAKLKQIVFRILAEADYINNTRSCELIPVTITPDVKTYLINNSENYVLKCMEITP; this is encoded by the coding sequence GTGGACAGGATTGAGTATAAAAGCAGTATTACAACAGGTTCTCTGCTTGTCCGGGAAAGCCGGATAATTGCCCGTCTGCTGCTTGATAATGTTGATAACAGAACCTGGTATCAGGCTGTAATAATTGACAATGTATTACAAAAGCGCAGTCTTGAATCAGCAAAACGACAGGCAGGGTTTGTGAAAGAACGTTTAACTCTCATGGAACCTGAACTCTGGAGGTTAATTGACAAAGGAAGCTCTGATGTTGCTGTCCAGGCCGTTCTTGCTGCTTCTATCAAGCACAGCCATCTGCTTGGCGATTTCATGAACAAGGTTGTCAGGTTACACTGGCAGGTATTTAAGAAAAGAATATCAGCCAAAGACTGGCAGGAATATATTGAAATGTGTACTCAAGTTGATCCCAAAATCCAAAACTGGACAACGGCTACAAAGGCAAAGCTGAAGCAGATTGTTTTCAGGATACTTGCAGAGGCAGATTATATTAACAATACAAGGTCATGTGAGCTGATTCCTGTAACAATAACACCTGATGTAAAAACTTATCTGATAAATAATTCAGAGAATTACGTGTTAAAATGTATGGAGATAACGCCATAA
- a CDS encoding DUF1788 domain-containing protein, producing the protein MISFKNRLDKILDRITSDELLFNKGLGNEIGFYIFDYPPEYELEMREHIQFIIRQIPKKKSDIRFKHVNLFELMIDYLQQRKLLDRAIQIQFKKGNQELLNSVKSLLTGEKAARAFIAEVKPQNNDLVLVSGIGSVYPLIRSHNLLNNLHSLMEDTPLVMFYPGTYTGKGLRLFGKLKEVNYYRAFQLVI; encoded by the coding sequence ATGATTTCTTTTAAAAACCGTTTAGATAAAATTCTTGATCGAATCACATCTGATGAGCTTCTCTTTAACAAAGGGCTTGGGAATGAAATCGGATTTTATATATTTGATTATCCGCCTGAGTATGAATTGGAAATGAGGGAACATATTCAATTTATCATCCGGCAGATTCCCAAAAAGAAATCAGATATCAGGTTCAAACATGTCAACCTTTTCGAGCTTATGATTGATTATCTGCAACAAAGAAAGCTTTTGGACAGAGCCATACAGATTCAATTTAAAAAAGGGAATCAGGAACTTTTAAACTCTGTAAAAAGTCTTTTAACAGGGGAAAAAGCTGCCAGGGCTTTTATTGCTGAGGTAAAACCGCAGAATAATGATTTGGTTCTGGTGTCGGGAATTGGTTCTGTTTATCCGCTTATAAGAAGTCATAATCTGTTAAATAATCTTCATTCTTTAATGGAAGATACGCCCCTGGTGATGTTTTATCCAGGCACTTACACAGGAAAAGGGCTTAGATTGTTCGGAAAACTGAAAGAAGTCAATTATTACCGTGCTTTTCAACTTGTGATTTAA